In a genomic window of Curtobacterium flaccumfaciens pv. betae:
- a CDS encoding carbohydrate ABC transporter permease has product MTDAASTNDVLRTRAVVTRGTRRPVRPTSAKQWVLSGVGILILAVMLFPVYWMINISLQPAGSAIEAAWFPINAQLGGYAQAIADQGGALVTSLVIALGSVVVSLLIATPASYALAQFKVKGINAVLFGILISQMIPGIVVANALYAAYNDLGLLNTVPGLILADSTAGVPFAILIMRAFMQNIPPSIIEAAKVDGAGNFRAFRSVVVPISANALITAGLFTFLFTWSDFLFALTLTTTEDVRPITLGIYNYIGTFTADWSTVMAAAVMASIPAIVLLLVAQKFIAAGATGGAVK; this is encoded by the coding sequence ATGACTGACGCAGCGTCCACCAACGACGTCCTCCGGACCCGCGCGGTGGTCACCCGCGGCACCCGACGACCCGTCCGCCCCACGAGCGCGAAGCAGTGGGTGCTGTCCGGCGTCGGGATCCTGATCCTCGCCGTGATGCTGTTCCCCGTCTACTGGATGATCAACATCTCGCTGCAGCCGGCCGGTTCCGCGATCGAGGCCGCCTGGTTCCCGATCAACGCGCAGCTCGGCGGTTACGCGCAGGCCATCGCCGACCAGGGCGGCGCCCTGGTCACGAGCCTGGTGATCGCCCTGGGCAGCGTCGTCGTCAGCCTGCTCATCGCGACGCCGGCGTCGTACGCGCTCGCCCAGTTCAAGGTCAAGGGCATCAACGCGGTGCTGTTCGGCATCCTCATCTCGCAGATGATCCCGGGCATCGTCGTCGCGAACGCCCTGTACGCGGCGTACAACGACCTCGGGCTGCTCAACACCGTGCCGGGGCTGATCCTGGCCGACAGCACCGCGGGCGTGCCCTTCGCGATCCTGATCATGCGGGCGTTCATGCAGAACATCCCGCCGTCGATCATCGAGGCAGCCAAGGTCGACGGTGCCGGCAACTTCCGGGCCTTCCGCTCGGTCGTCGTGCCGATCAGCGCCAACGCCCTGATCACCGCCGGGCTGTTCACGTTCCTGTTCACCTGGAGCGACTTCCTGTTCGCCCTGACCCTCACCACCACCGAGGACGTCCGGCCGATCACGCTCGGCATCTACAACTACATCGGCACCTTCACCGCCGACTGGTCGACCGTCATGGCCGCCGCGGTGATGGCCTCGATCCCCGCCATCGTGCTGCTGCTCGTGGCGCAGAAGTTCATCGCCGCCGGGGCCACCGGCGGCGCAGTCAAGTGA
- a CDS encoding Gfo/Idh/MocA family protein, whose amino-acid sequence MSPLRVLQVGAGGMGRAWLATVAADPEVELVGIVDLDLEAARAGAEHAGDPSIPVGTDLTVLAAETGAEAVLDITVPVAHHPVTLQALRAGLPVLGEKPAAQTVAEALSLAAAAEATGKLFMVSQSRRYNDQLVAFRQHVRDLGAVGGLSTRFAKAPHFGGFREEMDDVLLLDMAIHAFDSARYVLERDPVSVYCESWNPSWSWYRGDAAAAAVFTFEDDVRYVYDGSWCAPGAETSWNGDWRASGAAGTALWDGDHDPSSDLDGTPGSPAAAPSVGHEIAGSLASFVRAVRSGEVPDGEVHGNVMSLTMVDAAITSARSGRRVVIDEVLEQAHRDALAAEQDDAIRDRLAGWESVRGALRERLPAS is encoded by the coding sequence GTGAGCCCCCTCCGCGTCCTGCAGGTCGGCGCCGGCGGGATGGGGCGGGCCTGGCTCGCCACCGTCGCCGCCGACCCCGAGGTCGAGCTGGTCGGCATCGTCGACCTCGACCTCGAAGCCGCCCGCGCCGGGGCCGAGCACGCTGGCGACCCGTCGATCCCGGTCGGCACGGACCTGACCGTGCTGGCCGCCGAGACCGGTGCCGAGGCCGTCCTCGACATCACCGTCCCGGTCGCGCACCACCCGGTCACGCTGCAGGCGCTCCGGGCCGGGCTCCCCGTGCTCGGCGAGAAACCGGCCGCACAGACCGTCGCCGAGGCACTGTCGCTCGCCGCCGCCGCCGAGGCCACGGGCAAGCTGTTCATGGTGTCGCAGTCCCGCCGCTACAACGACCAGCTCGTCGCGTTCCGGCAGCACGTCCGCGACCTCGGTGCCGTGGGCGGGCTGAGCACCCGGTTCGCGAAGGCGCCGCACTTCGGTGGTTTCCGCGAGGAGATGGACGACGTCCTGCTGCTCGACATGGCCATCCACGCCTTCGACTCCGCCCGGTACGTGCTCGAACGCGACCCGGTGTCGGTGTACTGCGAGTCCTGGAACCCGTCGTGGTCCTGGTACCGGGGCGACGCGGCCGCCGCAGCCGTCTTCACGTTCGAGGACGACGTCCGCTACGTCTACGACGGCTCGTGGTGCGCGCCGGGTGCCGAGACCTCGTGGAACGGCGACTGGCGTGCCTCCGGAGCGGCCGGCACGGCACTCTGGGACGGCGACCACGACCCCTCGAGCGACCTCGACGGCACCCCCGGTTCCCCTGCCGCTGCGCCGTCGGTCGGGCACGAGATCGCCGGGTCGCTGGCGTCCTTCGTCCGGGCGGTCCGCTCCGGCGAGGTGCCGGACGGCGAGGTGCACGGCAACGTGATGAGCCTCACGATGGTCGACGCGGCCATCACCTCGGCCCGCAGCGGGCGCCGGGTCGTCATCGACGAGGTGCTCGAACAGGCGCACCGGGACGCCCTGGCCGCCGAGCAGGACGACGCGATCCGCGACCGTCTGGCCGGGTGGGAGTCGGTCCGCGGCGCCCTGCGCGAGCGGCTGCCCGCGTCCTGA
- a CDS encoding ABC transporter substrate-binding protein, giving the protein MKPRHRRIAPVLSAVAMLATVPLVLAGCSGGSSASSGGKVDSITVLDYYNQGNDKKVIGEYLDKCGAENDVTIKRSLVPGSSLIQKVLQQASSKTLPDVLMLDNPDLQQIAETGALSPLSDYDISTDGYAKGVLQAGTYEDKVYGLAPTVNTIALFYNKKVLSEAGVTPPKTWDELQSTAAKLTKGDQYGFAVDANATYEGTWQFLPFMWSNGGDEKDIASPETEEALSLWKGLVDDGSMSKSVVNWTQADVNDQFMAGKAAMMINGPWQIPGLKESKVDYGIAQIPVQAASDKAVAPLGGEVWTVPNTGDKAKQAVAAKIVDCMNSDANQLAMAKLRYTIPSKTDVAQQFGKDVPEEQVFVDLVADARARTGELGADWPKAATKIYTAVQSALTGQDSPADALQNAQSSN; this is encoded by the coding sequence ATGAAGCCTCGACACCGCAGGATCGCCCCGGTCCTCAGCGCGGTCGCCATGCTGGCGACCGTCCCCCTCGTCCTCGCCGGCTGTTCCGGCGGCTCGTCCGCGAGCTCCGGCGGCAAGGTGGACTCCATCACCGTGCTCGACTACTACAACCAGGGCAACGACAAGAAGGTCATCGGCGAGTACCTCGACAAGTGCGGGGCCGAGAACGACGTCACCATCAAGCGCAGCCTGGTGCCCGGCTCGTCGCTCATCCAGAAGGTCCTGCAGCAGGCGTCGTCGAAGACCCTGCCGGACGTCCTGATGCTCGACAACCCGGATCTGCAGCAGATCGCCGAGACCGGTGCGCTGTCACCGCTGTCCGACTACGACATCTCGACCGACGGCTACGCCAAGGGCGTGCTGCAGGCCGGGACCTACGAGGACAAGGTCTACGGCCTCGCCCCCACCGTGAACACCATCGCGCTCTTCTACAACAAGAAGGTGCTGTCCGAGGCCGGTGTCACCCCGCCGAAGACGTGGGACGAGCTGCAGTCCACCGCGGCGAAGCTCACCAAGGGCGACCAGTACGGGTTCGCCGTCGACGCCAACGCCACGTACGAGGGCACCTGGCAGTTCCTGCCGTTCATGTGGTCGAACGGCGGCGACGAGAAGGACATCGCGAGCCCGGAGACCGAGGAAGCACTGTCGCTCTGGAAGGGCCTGGTCGACGACGGCTCGATGTCGAAGAGCGTCGTGAACTGGACCCAGGCCGACGTGAACGACCAGTTCATGGCCGGCAAGGCCGCGATGATGATCAACGGCCCGTGGCAGATCCCCGGCCTGAAGGAGTCGAAGGTCGACTACGGGATCGCCCAGATCCCCGTGCAGGCCGCCAGCGACAAGGCCGTGGCCCCGCTCGGTGGCGAGGTCTGGACCGTCCCGAACACCGGTGACAAGGCGAAGCAGGCCGTCGCGGCGAAGATCGTCGACTGCATGAACAGCGACGCGAACCAGCTCGCGATGGCGAAGCTGCGGTACACGATCCCCTCGAAGACCGACGTCGCGCAGCAGTTCGGCAAGGACGTCCCCGAGGAGCAGGTGTTCGTCGACCTCGTCGCCGACGCCCGCGCCCGCACCGGCGAGCTCGGTGCCGACTGGCCCAAGGCCGCGACGAAGATCTACACGGCCGTGCAGTCGGCGCTGACCGGGCAGGACTCCCCGGCCGACGCCCTGCAGAACGCGCAGTCGAGCAACTGA
- the opgC gene encoding OpgC domain-containing protein has translation MKQPVARAVALLVTIATLLLGGALPASAASVHPAAAVQPAEGSTWFGPDLDWASDSPEGYEGRLGATPSMYGVSVDYPLDRTAKQELLRSARAAATQGAVLVVSLEPDRELRSLDTADTRAVNTVFEDLHDQYDTQVLVRFAPQMNGTWVRWGQQPTEFVRAFRALGTTVHAGTSDALMVWSPGYGAGYPFGESAGRLRNLSPVDVAKADTNGDGQLTGADDPYGPYWPGAEAVDWVGLSMFSYGKGDPTEAAGRAVPLTRSGEVESRFDEDWGYDQPQSGTFYDRFAAADDRPMLLDTGALYNRELQGDAELQVKRSWWRQVLAAVQERPLIRGMTVLEAERREPEAGNRVADWRLTADPGVAESFRADLERSGDFAFGPVTDRVTVQQGNAAISQEYETGGEQMAWIVWLAAGLAIVFLLSGVFGRLLPSWRYPDDGKPGRDLRLDLFRGFIILAVVITHIEIGGPYSYLTLHAVGAITGAEMFVFLSGMVLGMTYPFAVKKFGEWAAAVGAWKRARKQYVVTLVVILVVFALSFVPFLNTDAITTFTDRGTGTGGVDAEGRVYDLYPNAMQLLAYPPPWYAIRQFLLLEMGPWPFNIMGLFVVLSLFIPVLIWVIRRGFWWALLAASWALYVFQALNPDFRPLNSQFEAVFPLFTWQVVFTHGLVLGYYRRQIVGALTGRLGKVLVGVAVGGYAAFLVYVWAGDHFGFTPVPFPATMYESLYNTAYQRVDLQWGRLVDIAFFAVVSYAILTVFWKPIAAAIGWLWIPLGQASLYVFVWQVFFALAIASIPGVPWGNFWIGFVVHTALILLAWYMVRKKFLFSVIPR, from the coding sequence GTGAAGCAGCCGGTGGCCCGCGCGGTCGCCCTCCTCGTCACGATCGCCACGCTCCTGCTCGGTGGTGCGCTGCCGGCGTCGGCTGCGTCCGTGCACCCGGCGGCCGCCGTGCAGCCGGCCGAGGGGTCGACGTGGTTCGGCCCCGACCTCGACTGGGCCAGCGACTCGCCCGAAGGGTACGAGGGCCGGCTCGGCGCGACGCCGTCGATGTACGGGGTCTCCGTCGACTACCCGCTCGACCGCACGGCGAAGCAGGAGCTCCTCCGCTCGGCGCGGGCGGCGGCGACCCAGGGGGCGGTGCTCGTCGTGAGCCTCGAACCCGACCGCGAACTGCGGTCGCTCGACACCGCGGACACCCGCGCCGTCAACACCGTGTTCGAGGACCTGCACGACCAGTACGACACCCAGGTGCTCGTCCGGTTCGCACCGCAGATGAACGGCACGTGGGTCCGCTGGGGCCAGCAGCCGACGGAGTTCGTCCGGGCGTTCCGGGCGCTCGGGACGACCGTGCACGCGGGCACGTCGGACGCGCTCATGGTGTGGTCGCCCGGGTACGGTGCCGGCTACCCGTTCGGCGAGTCCGCCGGGCGACTGCGGAACCTGTCCCCGGTCGACGTCGCCAAGGCGGACACGAACGGCGACGGACAGCTCACCGGCGCCGACGACCCGTACGGGCCGTACTGGCCGGGGGCGGAAGCGGTCGACTGGGTCGGGCTCTCGATGTTCTCGTACGGCAAGGGCGACCCGACCGAAGCCGCCGGTCGCGCCGTGCCGCTCACCCGCAGCGGTGAGGTCGAGTCGCGGTTCGACGAGGACTGGGGGTACGACCAACCCCAGTCGGGCACGTTCTACGACCGGTTCGCGGCCGCCGACGACCGCCCGATGCTCCTCGACACCGGTGCCCTGTACAACCGCGAGCTGCAGGGCGACGCCGAGCTCCAGGTCAAGCGGAGCTGGTGGCGGCAGGTGCTCGCCGCGGTGCAGGAGCGTCCGCTGATCCGGGGCATGACCGTGCTCGAGGCCGAGCGACGCGAACCCGAGGCCGGCAACCGCGTGGCCGACTGGCGACTCACCGCGGACCCGGGCGTCGCGGAGTCCTTCCGCGCCGACCTCGAGCGGTCCGGGGACTTCGCCTTCGGTCCGGTCACCGACCGCGTGACCGTGCAGCAGGGCAACGCCGCGATCTCCCAGGAGTACGAGACCGGCGGTGAGCAGATGGCGTGGATCGTCTGGCTGGCCGCCGGCCTGGCGATCGTGTTCCTGCTGAGCGGGGTGTTCGGCCGGCTCCTGCCGAGCTGGCGCTACCCCGATGACGGCAAGCCCGGCCGTGACCTTCGGCTCGACCTGTTCCGCGGCTTCATCATCCTCGCCGTGGTGATCACCCACATCGAGATCGGCGGGCCGTACTCGTACCTCACGCTGCACGCCGTCGGTGCGATCACCGGGGCCGAGATGTTCGTGTTCCTGTCCGGCATGGTCCTCGGCATGACGTACCCGTTCGCCGTGAAGAAGTTCGGCGAGTGGGCGGCGGCCGTCGGGGCGTGGAAGCGCGCGCGCAAGCAGTACGTCGTCACGCTCGTGGTGATCCTGGTGGTCTTCGCGCTGAGCTTCGTCCCGTTCCTGAACACCGACGCCATCACCACGTTCACCGACCGCGGCACGGGCACCGGCGGTGTCGATGCCGAGGGCCGGGTCTACGACCTGTACCCGAACGCGATGCAGCTGCTCGCCTACCCGCCGCCCTGGTACGCGATCCGGCAGTTCCTGCTCCTCGAGATGGGGCCGTGGCCGTTCAACATCATGGGCCTGTTCGTGGTGCTGAGCCTGTTCATCCCGGTGCTCATCTGGGTGATCCGCCGCGGGTTCTGGTGGGCGCTCCTCGCCGCCAGCTGGGCGCTGTACGTGTTCCAGGCGCTCAACCCAGACTTCCGTCCGCTGAACTCGCAGTTCGAGGCGGTGTTCCCCCTGTTCACCTGGCAGGTGGTGTTCACCCACGGGCTCGTGCTCGGGTACTACCGGCGGCAGATCGTCGGTGCGCTCACCGGGCGTCTCGGGAAGGTCCTGGTCGGCGTCGCCGTCGGCGGGTACGCGGCGTTCCTGGTCTACGTGTGGGCTGGTGACCACTTCGGGTTCACCCCGGTGCCGTTCCCGGCGACGATGTACGAGTCCCTGTACAACACGGCGTACCAGCGGGTGGACCTGCAGTGGGGCCGCCTGGTGGACATCGCGTTCTTCGCGGTCGTGTCCTACGCGATCCTCACGGTGTTCTGGAAGCCCATCGCCGCCGCCATCGGCTGGCTCTGGATCCCGCTCGGGCAGGCGAGCCTGTACGTGTTCGTCTGGCAGGTGTTCTTCGCCCTGGCGATCGCGTCGATCCCCGGTGTGCCGTGGGGCAACTTCTGGATCGGGTTCGTGGTGCACACGGCGCTGATCCTGCTGGCCTGGTACATGGTCCGCAAGAAGTTCCTGTTCTCCGTCATCCCGCGCTGA
- a CDS encoding carbohydrate ABC transporter permease, translating into MTSTATPVAPRRAAGNGAPAPSRRPRPGRSLRFERIAQLLFLLPAVLFLLLFFGYPVVKNIVMSFQAYTTSTFYTGEAPWVGLANYASVVSSQLFGTAMLNTALFTIGSIVGQFVLGLLLALFFRRNFPLSGLLRSLLLLPWLLPLIVSSAVWKWMLDQDSGVVNQFLGTFGIPSVPWLTSPAVALITVIAVNIWIGIPFNTTILYGGLQDIPTELYEAAALDGATGWKAFWAITWPMLRPVVSVTLVLGVVYTIKVLDIILGLTNGGPANATQTIATQSYDLSFKQFDFGQGAALSNILIVISALFAIVYLRLNRKAVDD; encoded by the coding sequence ATGACGAGCACCGCGACCCCCGTCGCCCCACGGCGGGCCGCCGGGAACGGAGCGCCCGCTCCGTCCCGGCGGCCCCGCCCGGGCCGCTCGCTGCGCTTCGAACGGATCGCGCAGCTGCTGTTCCTGCTGCCGGCCGTCCTGTTCCTGCTGCTGTTCTTCGGCTACCCGGTGGTCAAGAACATCGTCATGAGCTTCCAGGCGTACACGACGTCGACGTTCTACACGGGCGAGGCACCCTGGGTCGGCCTGGCGAACTACGCCTCGGTCGTGTCGTCCCAGCTGTTCGGCACGGCGATGCTCAACACCGCGCTGTTCACGATCGGGTCGATCGTCGGCCAGTTCGTCCTCGGCCTGCTGCTCGCCCTGTTCTTCCGACGGAACTTCCCGCTCTCCGGTCTCCTGCGCTCGCTGCTCCTGCTGCCCTGGCTGCTGCCGCTCATCGTCTCGAGTGCGGTCTGGAAGTGGATGCTCGACCAGGACTCTGGCGTCGTCAACCAGTTCCTCGGCACCTTCGGCATCCCGTCGGTGCCGTGGCTGACGAGTCCCGCCGTGGCGCTCATCACCGTCATCGCGGTGAACATCTGGATCGGGATCCCCTTCAACACCACGATCCTGTACGGCGGTCTGCAGGACATCCCCACCGAGCTGTACGAGGCAGCGGCACTCGACGGCGCGACCGGGTGGAAGGCCTTCTGGGCGATCACCTGGCCGATGCTCCGCCCCGTCGTGAGCGTCACGCTCGTGCTCGGCGTCGTCTACACGATCAAGGTGCTCGACATCATCCTCGGGTTGACGAACGGCGGGCCGGCGAACGCCACCCAGACCATCGCGACCCAGTCCTACGACCTGTCGTTCAAGCAGTTCGACTTCGGGCAGGGCGCCGCGCTGAGCAACATCCTCATCGTGATCTCCGCCCTGTTCGCGATCGTCTACCTCCGCCTCAACAGGAAGGCCGTCGATGACTGA
- a CDS encoding TetR/AcrR family transcriptional regulator, which translates to MAPTARALARQTVTAEILAAARTRLTGEGPAALSLRAVARDVGMVSSAVYRYFPSRDDLLTALLITDYDELGAAVEAAGAAAGPAPGARWVAMCRAIRDWSIAHPGDFALLFGSPVPGYAAPRETVVPATRTTLALVRVVADAVGSGAPGASGSSVTSTPGAAGRPGSPTAPPAAPGVAGPAVADGVATLRSFGITLPDEVLVRTLMAWTTVFGTISFELFGHFVGSVSDPAAYFDQVIVRLADDLGFTATF; encoded by the coding sequence ATGGCACCCACCGCCCGAGCACTGGCACGGCAGACGGTCACCGCGGAGATCCTGGCCGCGGCGCGCACCCGCCTGACCGGTGAGGGTCCTGCCGCACTCAGCCTGCGTGCCGTCGCCCGTGACGTCGGAATGGTCTCGTCGGCCGTGTACCGGTACTTCCCGAGCCGCGACGACCTGCTGACGGCCCTGCTCATCACCGACTACGACGAGCTCGGCGCCGCGGTCGAGGCCGCCGGTGCCGCGGCCGGACCGGCCCCCGGTGCGCGCTGGGTGGCGATGTGCCGGGCGATCCGGGACTGGTCCATCGCGCACCCGGGGGACTTCGCGCTGCTGTTCGGTTCGCCCGTGCCCGGCTACGCGGCGCCGCGGGAGACCGTCGTGCCCGCGACGCGGACGACGCTGGCGCTGGTGCGGGTGGTCGCGGACGCCGTCGGGTCCGGTGCGCCTGGCGCGTCGGGCTCGTCCGTCACGTCGACGCCGGGGGCGGCCGGGAGGCCCGGATCACCCACCGCTCCTCCGGCGGCTCCCGGGGTGGCCGGTCCCGCCGTCGCGGACGGGGTCGCCACCCTGCGCTCGTTCGGCATCACCCTGCCCGACGAGGTCCTCGTCCGCACCCTGATGGCGTGGACGACGGTGTTCGGGACGATCTCGTTCGAGCTCTTCGGGCACTTCGTCGGTTCCGTGTCCGACCCGGCCGCCTACTTCGACCAGGTCATCGTGCGTCTGGCGGATGACCTGGGGTTCACCGCCACGTTCTGA
- a CDS encoding ATP-binding protein — protein sequence MSTETTFEVAATPDSLDEVQDRFAAWWDGLGIDDVRLRFALETALAEVAANIVEHTVRADRGTGRRYSVHLEATDRALTAVLTDNGMPVDIDLSAVTMADVEQESGRGLALAIAALDRLEHRHEPGHNVWTLACDR from the coding sequence GTGAGCACCGAGACCACGTTCGAGGTCGCCGCGACGCCGGACTCCCTCGACGAGGTGCAGGACCGCTTCGCCGCGTGGTGGGACGGCCTGGGCATCGACGACGTGCGGCTCCGCTTCGCGCTCGAGACCGCCCTGGCCGAGGTCGCCGCGAACATCGTCGAGCACACCGTCCGCGCCGACCGGGGGACCGGGCGCCGGTACTCCGTGCACCTCGAGGCCACCGACCGGGCCCTGACCGCGGTGCTGACCGACAACGGGATGCCCGTCGACATCGACCTGAGTGCCGTCACCATGGCCGACGTCGAACAGGAGAGCGGGCGCGGTCTCGCCCTCGCCATCGCGGCGCTCGACCGGTTGGAGCACCGGCACGAGCCCGGCCACAACGTCTGGACGCTTGCGTGCGACCGGTGA
- a CDS encoding ThuA domain-containing protein, with product MTSTPLRITVWGENVHEQVEQHVAERYPDGMHGAIADGIREHLPEAVVRTATMQEPEHGLTDEVLANTDVLTWWGHAAHQDVDDAVVDRVHRHVLSGMGLLVLHSGHWSKIFGKLMGTTCTLRWRSEHDQELVWTVNPQHPITRGVPNPIVIPEQEMYGEYFDVPTPDELVFISGFTGGEVFRSGMTYRRGLGKIFYFSPGDQDFPVYHHPDVRRVIANGAEWARPEREREIPTLRRYDLGEYFDGQHYRGPFDDAEPEPAEPAASEPTASEPAAERDGAQA from the coding sequence ATGACCAGCACCCCGCTCCGCATCACCGTCTGGGGCGAGAACGTCCACGAACAGGTCGAGCAGCACGTCGCCGAGCGGTACCCCGACGGCATGCACGGCGCGATCGCGGACGGCATCCGCGAGCACCTGCCCGAGGCCGTCGTCCGGACCGCCACCATGCAGGAGCCCGAGCACGGCCTCACCGACGAGGTCCTCGCGAACACCGACGTCCTCACCTGGTGGGGGCACGCCGCACACCAGGACGTCGACGACGCCGTGGTCGACCGGGTGCACCGGCACGTGCTCTCCGGCATGGGGCTGCTCGTCCTGCACTCCGGCCACTGGTCGAAGATCTTCGGCAAGCTGATGGGCACCACCTGCACCCTCCGCTGGCGCAGCGAGCACGACCAGGAGCTCGTCTGGACCGTCAACCCGCAGCACCCGATCACCCGCGGGGTGCCGAACCCGATCGTCATCCCCGAGCAGGAGATGTACGGCGAGTACTTCGACGTCCCGACGCCCGACGAGCTCGTGTTCATCTCGGGCTTCACCGGCGGCGAGGTGTTCCGGAGCGGCATGACGTACCGCCGCGGCCTCGGGAAGATCTTCTACTTCTCCCCCGGTGACCAGGACTTCCCCGTCTACCACCACCCGGACGTCCGCCGCGTGATCGCGAACGGCGCCGAGTGGGCCCGGCCCGAGCGGGAGCGGGAGATCCCGACGCTCCGCCGCTACGACCTGGGCGAGTACTTCGACGGGCAGCACTACCGCGGTCCGTTCGACGACGCCGAGCCCGAGCCCGCTGAGCCGGCGGCCAGCGAGCCGACGGCCAGCGAGCCGGCGGCCGAGCGCGACGGGGCGCAGGCGTGA
- a CDS encoding glycosyltransferase, with protein MTVRTVALLASLAGVNYIVWRWAASVNWHSWWIAVPLILAETYSVIDSLLFALGAWRLRERGEPPAKPSTDVTVDVFITTYNEPIDLVERTARAAKAITHPHTTWILDDGNRPEMRAAAEALGIGVITRGADWVDRPRHAKAGNLNNALLATQGEFLLILDADQVPDPAILDRTLGYFKDPRMALVQTPQWFENVPDDDPLGSQAPLFYGPIQQSKDGWNAAFFCGSNAILRREALMQLGISRYVAEVEASVQRTLATSRKLLARSRETETDPRVLAALDDAEAVVDQAREQVRAGEPLGDVTYAFQRGIDAIAFRFAAADLESVRNDLQELAAMSTDANTFAGLDDAALDVLGRREASPVAAIESIAVLARALDVNRDDEAQPIMPLATISVTEDMATAMRLHGLGWKSAYHDEILAKGLAPEDLPTMLVQRLRWAQGTMQVFFRENPLVQKGLSWGQRLMYFSTMWSYLSGFAAIVYIAAPVLCLSFGVIPVQAYSVDFFARLIPFLVFNQLLFWVVAAGRPTWRGQQYSLALFPVWIESVTSAFQNVYRGKPLGFRVTPKVRDETEQKPRWDLVKPQLYAMGALVAALVMIGIRYLTGQAEGIAPLVNTAWVVFDLFIFSIVIRAVRYRGPATPAQSKHESSTAGGPL; from the coding sequence GTGACCGTGCGGACGGTGGCGCTCCTGGCCTCCCTCGCCGGTGTCAACTACATCGTGTGGCGCTGGGCGGCCTCGGTGAACTGGCACTCGTGGTGGATCGCGGTGCCGCTGATCCTCGCCGAGACCTACAGCGTCATCGACTCGCTGCTCTTCGCCCTCGGGGCCTGGCGGCTCCGGGAGCGCGGCGAACCACCGGCGAAGCCGTCCACCGACGTCACCGTCGACGTCTTCATCACGACCTACAACGAGCCGATCGACCTGGTCGAGCGCACCGCCCGGGCGGCGAAGGCGATCACGCACCCGCACACCACCTGGATCCTCGACGACGGCAACCGCCCCGAGATGCGTGCGGCGGCCGAGGCGCTCGGCATCGGCGTCATCACGCGCGGCGCCGACTGGGTGGACCGACCCCGGCACGCCAAGGCGGGCAACCTCAACAACGCCCTGCTCGCGACGCAGGGCGAGTTCCTGCTCATCCTCGATGCCGACCAGGTGCCCGACCCGGCGATCCTCGACCGCACCCTCGGGTACTTCAAGGACCCGCGGATGGCGCTGGTGCAGACGCCGCAGTGGTTCGAGAACGTGCCGGACGACGACCCCCTCGGCAGCCAGGCGCCGCTGTTCTACGGTCCGATCCAGCAGTCGAAGGACGGCTGGAACGCCGCGTTCTTCTGCGGGTCGAACGCCATCCTGCGGCGCGAAGCGCTCATGCAGCTCGGCATCTCGCGGTACGTTGCCGAGGTCGAGGCGTCCGTGCAGCGCACCCTCGCCACCTCGCGCAAGCTCCTCGCCCGCTCCCGCGAGACCGAGACCGACCCGCGCGTGCTCGCCGCCCTCGACGACGCCGAGGCCGTGGTGGACCAGGCGCGCGAGCAGGTGCGCGCCGGTGAGCCGCTCGGCGACGTGACGTACGCGTTCCAGCGGGGGATCGACGCCATCGCGTTCCGGTTCGCCGCCGCCGACCTCGAGTCCGTGCGGAACGACCTGCAGGAACTCGCGGCGATGTCCACCGACGCCAACACCTTCGCCGGTCTCGACGACGCCGCCCTCGACGTGCTCGGCCGGCGCGAGGCCTCACCGGTCGCCGCCATCGAGTCCATCGCGGTGCTCGCCCGTGCCCTCGACGTGAACCGTGACGACGAGGCGCAGCCGATCATGCCGCTGGCGACGATCTCGGTGACCGAGGACATGGCCACCGCGATGCGCCTGCACGGCCTCGGCTGGAAGTCGGCGTACCACGACGAGATCCTGGCGAAGGGCCTGGCCCCCGAGGACCTGCCGACGATGCTCGTGCAGCGACTCCGCTGGGCGCAGGGCACCATGCAGGTGTTCTTCCGCGAGAACCCCCTGGTGCAGAAGGGGCTGTCGTGGGGGCAGCGGCTCATGTACTTCTCGACGATGTGGAGCTACCTGTCCGGGTTCGCCGCGATCGTCTACATCGCCGCCCCGGTGCTCTGCCTGTCGTTCGGGGTCATCCCGGTGCAGGCCTACAGCGTCGACTTCTTCGCCCGGCTCATCCCGTTCCTGGTCTTCAACCAGCTGCTGTTCTGGGTGGTGGCCGCAGGCAGACCGACCTGGCGCGGGCAGCAGTACTCGCTCGCGCTCTTCCCGGTCTGGATCGAGTCGGTGACCAGCGCCTTCCAGAACGTCTACCGGGGCAAGCCGCTCGGGTTCCGCGTCACCCCGAAGGTGCGCGACGAGACCGAGCAGAAGCCGCGGTGGGACCTGGTCAAGCCGCAGCTGTACGCGATGGGGGCCCTGGTGGCCGCGCTGGTCATGATCGGCATCCGCTACCTGACCGGCCAGGCCGAGGGGATCGCGCCGCTCGTGAACACCGCGTGGGTCGTCTTCGACCTGTTCATCTTCAGCATCGTGATCCGGGCCGTCCGGTACCGCGGCCCGGCCACCCCAGCCCAGTCCAAACACGAGTCGAGCACCGCCGGAGGACCCCTGTGA